A portion of the Ferrimonas lipolytica genome contains these proteins:
- a CDS encoding VanZ family protein, with product MLEFFSQPTRTQRWLGRGLLLIALVLVSYFVFSQPVGTRISIPNLDKISHFGAFLGLASLLQLASGLRRRWQMVWLTAYAALIEVVQYFLPYRSAEWLDLGADLAGALTFYLILLLVQQWPRRLPS from the coding sequence ATGCTAGAATTTTTTTCCCAACCTACTCGAACCCAACGCTGGTTAGGCCGTGGCCTATTGTTGATTGCGCTCGTGCTGGTGTCGTACTTTGTGTTCTCCCAACCGGTAGGCACACGGATCTCGATCCCTAATCTTGATAAGATCAGTCACTTTGGTGCTTTTCTTGGCTTGGCTTCATTGTTGCAACTTGCCAGTGGCTTACGCCGACGGTGGCAGATGGTGTGGCTAACCGCTTACGCAGCTCTAATTGAGGTGGTGCAATACTTCCTGCCCTACCGCAGTGCTGAGTGGCTCGATCTTGGTGCTGATCTAGCCGGAGCCCTTACCTTCTACCTCATTCTTCTGTTGGTACAGCAATGGCCGCGTCGGTTGCCCTCTTAG
- a CDS encoding ketopantoate reductase family protein has product MAASVALLGCGAMAQLYAGLLQQQGITPLLLARPLTSTQQLSLTLELLDGNALQHTVTIQPSDMPAAVDAILVFTKAQQCLDAVAPLLSWLPNSTPIVLLHNGMGPQHQLAAQQPAHNIWVGSVSDGAQRLGQYRVAQRGLGTRVAGQLEQSTPALPSCLQALEFSQSDDITTVLWRKLSVNAVINPLCGRDRVANGALLAPKYQQEIAALCNEIVQLGQYLGMHESAAACQQRILAIATATAANRCSTLQDLDAERPTELPAISGYLLQQAQYFKLELHHHQRLYKQLTLLESVS; this is encoded by the coding sequence ATGGCCGCGTCGGTTGCCCTCTTAGGTTGTGGCGCGATGGCGCAGCTTTACGCTGGGCTATTACAGCAGCAGGGGATCACCCCGCTGCTACTTGCACGTCCGCTTACCTCCACTCAACAGCTATCACTAACACTTGAGCTGCTTGATGGTAATGCGTTGCAACATACAGTGACGATACAACCCAGTGATATGCCTGCTGCCGTCGATGCCATATTGGTATTTACCAAGGCCCAACAGTGCCTCGATGCGGTCGCTCCGCTGTTGAGCTGGTTACCAAACTCAACACCAATAGTGTTGCTACACAATGGCATGGGCCCGCAGCACCAACTGGCAGCGCAACAGCCGGCACACAATATTTGGGTCGGCAGCGTCAGCGATGGCGCTCAGCGACTCGGTCAATATCGCGTAGCTCAGCGGGGGCTTGGCACCCGAGTCGCTGGTCAACTTGAACAATCAACACCTGCGCTACCAAGCTGCTTGCAAGCGCTCGAGTTTAGCCAAAGTGATGACATCACCACCGTACTGTGGCGCAAGTTAAGCGTTAATGCGGTAATCAACCCGTTGTGTGGACGTGATCGCGTCGCCAATGGCGCCTTGTTAGCACCAAAGTATCAGCAAGAGATAGCGGCGCTGTGCAATGAAATTGTGCAGCTGGGCCAATATTTAGGAATGCACGAAAGTGCCGCAGCATGCCAACAACGGATCTTAGCCATCGCTACTGCAACCGCCGCCAACCGCTGCTCTACCTTACAGGATTTAGATGCTGAGCGGCCGACAGAGCTGCCGGCCATTAGTGGTTACCTACTGCAACAGGCGCAGTATTTCAAACTTGAACTACACCATCATCAGCGGCTTTATAAGCAGTTAACACTGCTGGAGTCCGTAAGCTAA
- the xseB gene encoding exodeoxyribonuclease VII small subunit, whose protein sequence is MAKKPENLSFEQSLQELEQIVANLEHGDVPLEKALAQFERGISLVRASQTKLDSAEQQVSVLTEQQGQPELTPFQAEE, encoded by the coding sequence GTGGCGAAAAAACCAGAAAATCTAAGCTTTGAGCAATCCTTACAAGAACTCGAGCAGATCGTGGCTAACCTAGAGCACGGCGACGTGCCCTTGGAAAAGGCGTTAGCTCAGTTTGAGCGCGGCATCAGCTTGGTGCGAGCGAGCCAAACTAAGTTAGACAGTGCCGAGCAACAAGTATCAGTTTTAACGGAGCAGCAGGGACAACCCGAGCTAACCCCGTTTCAAGCTGAGGAGTAA
- the thiI gene encoding tRNA uracil 4-sulfurtransferase ThiI, with translation MKFIVKLHPEVMIKSKSVRIRFSKLLVSNIRNVLRKVDPEAAVSFNWDHIVVNSRNADEPMRDELVERLQSIPGIAHFFEVTQYHYETIDDIYQHAQKAFAERLAGKTFCVRVKRSGKQEFSSLDVEKYVGGGLNQNTDAAGVKLKDPDITVSIQIEGDLAYIIERRHNGLGGMPLATQEDVLSLISGGFDSGVSSFLTIKRGCRTHYCFFNLGGADHERGVQEVAYYLWSKFGNSHKVRFLSVPFEQVVEEILEKVDNGQMGVVLKRMMMKVAATLADRYDIPALVTGEAMGQVSSQTLTNLNVIDRATEKLILRPLINWDKQDIIDLSRKIGTLPYAEVMPEYCGVISQKPTVKAVLAKIEAEEAKFSEGLVERVAQETQYFDIRDLANIGKTAAVEIDTVAAPDAGDIVLDIRAPEEEEEAPLNIEGTEVTVLPFFKLASKFTGLDQDKTYLLYCDRGVMSKLQALYLKEQGHNNVKVYRP, from the coding sequence ATGAAATTTATCGTTAAGCTGCATCCGGAAGTGATGATCAAGTCAAAGTCGGTGCGAATCCGTTTCTCCAAGCTATTGGTGTCCAACATTCGCAATGTGTTGCGCAAGGTAGATCCGGAAGCAGCGGTAAGCTTTAACTGGGATCACATTGTGGTGAACAGCCGCAATGCCGATGAGCCAATGCGTGATGAGCTGGTTGAACGACTACAATCAATCCCAGGCATCGCGCACTTCTTTGAAGTGACTCAGTACCATTACGAAACCATTGATGACATCTATCAACACGCCCAGAAAGCGTTTGCTGAGCGTTTGGCCGGTAAAACCTTCTGCGTGCGGGTGAAGCGCTCTGGTAAGCAAGAGTTCAGCTCATTAGATGTAGAAAAATACGTTGGTGGCGGCCTTAACCAAAACACCGATGCCGCAGGCGTTAAGTTAAAAGATCCTGACATCACCGTTAGCATTCAAATTGAAGGTGATCTGGCCTATATCATCGAGCGTCGCCATAACGGTCTAGGCGGTATGCCACTGGCTACTCAAGAAGATGTGCTGTCGTTGATCTCCGGTGGTTTCGATTCTGGTGTCTCCAGCTTCTTAACTATCAAACGCGGTTGTCGTACTCACTACTGTTTCTTCAACCTCGGTGGTGCCGATCACGAGCGTGGCGTACAGGAAGTGGCGTACTACCTGTGGTCCAAATTTGGTAACTCCCATAAGGTTCGTTTCCTATCGGTACCATTTGAGCAGGTTGTAGAAGAGATCCTTGAAAAGGTCGACAACGGTCAGATGGGCGTAGTACTGAAGCGGATGATGATGAAGGTCGCAGCCACTTTGGCGGATCGTTACGATATTCCAGCCTTGGTGACCGGTGAGGCGATGGGGCAGGTATCGTCGCAAACTCTAACCAATCTCAACGTCATTGACCGCGCTACCGAAAAGCTTATTCTGCGTCCTCTGATCAATTGGGATAAGCAAGACATCATCGACTTGTCACGCAAGATTGGTACCCTGCCATACGCTGAAGTTATGCCCGAATATTGTGGTGTGATCTCGCAGAAACCAACAGTTAAAGCAGTACTTGCTAAGATTGAAGCTGAAGAAGCTAAATTCTCAGAAGGGTTGGTAGAGCGCGTGGCACAAGAAACGCAATACTTTGATATTCGTGATTTGGCCAACATCGGTAAAACCGCTGCGGTTGAGATCGATACCGTTGCGGCACCAGATGCTGGCGATATCGTTCTGGATATTCGGGCACCTGAAGAGGAAGAGGAAGCGCCTCTGAACATCGAAGGTACCGAAGTTACCGTGTTGCCATTCTTTAAACTGGCGAGCAAGTTTACCGGCTTGGATCAGGATAAAACCTACTTGCTGTACTGTGACCGTGGTGTGATGAGTAAGCTGCAGGCGCTGTACCTGAAAGAGCAGGGCCACAATAACGTTAAGGTATACCGTCCATAA
- the pomA gene encoding flagellar motor protein PomA: MDLATLIGLIGAFAFVVMAMFEGGDVGIFLSVSSFFIVFCGSLFVVMMKYNMGQFFGSVKVAAKAFMFKIDKPDELIEQSVAMADSARKGGFLALEEVEVSNSFMKKAIDLLVDGHDADVVRGALSKDISLTMERHNLGIDLFRKLADVAPAMGMIGTLIGLVAMLNNMDDPKSIGPAMAIALLTTLYGAILANMVAMPIADKLELRMNEEMLNRRLIMDAVLAIQDGQNPRVIEGFLKNYIKEKSRALDVLQES; encoded by the coding sequence GTGGATCTGGCAACGTTAATTGGCTTGATTGGTGCCTTTGCATTCGTGGTCATGGCCATGTTTGAAGGTGGCGATGTTGGAATTTTCTTGAGTGTTTCAAGTTTCTTTATTGTGTTCTGTGGCTCACTGTTTGTGGTGATGATGAAATACAACATGGGCCAGTTTTTCGGCTCAGTTAAAGTCGCCGCCAAGGCTTTCATGTTCAAAATCGACAAGCCCGATGAGTTGATTGAGCAATCGGTGGCGATGGCCGACTCCGCTCGCAAAGGCGGCTTTTTGGCACTCGAAGAGGTTGAAGTTTCTAACTCTTTCATGAAAAAGGCGATCGATCTTTTGGTTGATGGCCACGACGCTGATGTCGTCCGTGGGGCTTTGAGCAAAGACATTAGCTTAACTATGGAACGCCATAACCTCGGTATTGATTTGTTCCGTAAGCTGGCTGATGTGGCGCCGGCAATGGGAATGATCGGTACCTTGATTGGGTTGGTTGCGATGTTGAACAACATGGATGATCCAAAGTCGATTGGACCTGCGATGGCGATTGCATTGTTAACCACCTTATATGGCGCGATTTTGGCCAACATGGTAGCGATGCCGATTGCCGATAAGCTGGAGCTGCGGATGAATGAAGAGATGCTTAACCGTCGCCTTATCATGGACGCGGTTTTGGCTATTCAAGACGGCCAAAACCCACGGGTAATTGAAGGTTTCCTGAAGAACTACATAAAGGAAAAGTCCCGCGCCCTTGATGTATTGCAAGAGTCATAG
- the aroG gene encoding 3-deoxy-7-phosphoheptulonate synthase AroG, with amino-acid sequence MPYRNDDVRINEIKELLPPVAILERFPATEAAAATVLAGRTAIHNILAGQDDRLLVVVGPCSIHDPVAALEYGQRLLALRHKYRDTLEIVMRVYFEKPRTTVGWKGLINDPGMDDSFRINDGLRTARKLLLELNDSGMPTAGEYLDMITPQYVADLMCWGAIGARTTESQVHRELASGLSCPVGFKNGTDGTTGIAIDAIRAASAPHHFLSVTKFGHSAIVSTSGNEDCHIILRGGKAPNYSSEDVQQLTSQLIKAGLPANIMIDLSHANSAKQYQRQMVVGADVCQQLVAGEKAIFGVMVESHLVAGRQDLVVGEPLTYGQSVTDGCIGWEDSEELMAQLAEAVAQRRG; translated from the coding sequence ATGCCATATCGTAATGATGATGTTCGAATTAATGAGATTAAGGAACTGTTGCCCCCGGTAGCCATTTTGGAGCGTTTTCCTGCAACCGAAGCCGCCGCAGCAACGGTATTGGCTGGGCGTACTGCCATTCACAATATTCTGGCGGGACAAGATGACCGGCTACTCGTGGTGGTTGGTCCCTGTTCCATTCACGATCCGGTTGCGGCGCTGGAGTATGGTCAACGTTTGCTGGCGCTACGTCATAAATACCGCGATACCTTGGAGATTGTTATGCGGGTCTATTTTGAAAAGCCGCGGACAACTGTTGGTTGGAAAGGACTTATTAACGATCCCGGTATGGACGATAGCTTTCGCATCAACGATGGCCTGCGCACTGCACGTAAGCTGTTGTTAGAGCTTAATGATTCAGGTATGCCAACCGCCGGTGAATACTTAGATATGATCACCCCGCAGTATGTTGCTGATTTAATGTGTTGGGGCGCGATTGGGGCGCGCACGACCGAGAGTCAGGTGCACCGCGAGCTCGCCTCTGGCCTTTCTTGTCCGGTTGGTTTTAAAAATGGCACCGACGGCACCACCGGCATTGCGATAGATGCCATTCGCGCTGCCAGTGCACCGCACCATTTCTTGTCGGTAACCAAGTTTGGCCACAGCGCCATCGTATCGACCAGCGGCAATGAAGATTGCCATATCATTTTACGTGGTGGTAAAGCGCCAAACTACAGTAGTGAAGATGTACAACAGCTCACTTCGCAGCTAATCAAGGCTGGTTTGCCGGCGAACATCATGATTGACCTAAGCCATGCTAACAGCGCCAAACAATACCAACGGCAAATGGTAGTAGGTGCCGATGTGTGTCAGCAGTTAGTTGCTGGTGAGAAGGCGATCTTTGGGGTAATGGTTGAATCTCACTTAGTCGCAGGGCGGCAAGATCTTGTTGTTGGAGAGCCACTTACCTATGGCCAAAGTGTCACTGATGGTTGCATCGGCTGGGAAGACAGCGAAGAGTTAATGGCACAGCTGGCTGAAGCAGTTGCCCAGCGTCGCGGTTAA
- the ispA gene encoding (2E,6E)-farnesyl diphosphate synthase, giving the protein MLQTAISHYQQRVNHSLESQLAALPVTDPKLLEAMRYASLLGGKRVRPFLVYATGTMLGATEQSLDPIAAAVECIHAYSLIHDDLPAMDNDDLRRGQPTVHIAFDDATAILAGDALQTMAFEILANCPLPVEVEHNRIAMIRVLAKASGYLGMCGGQAIDLASTGKRIEQQELTRLHQLKTGALIRASVELGALATAQCAVEHYQSLTEYAEKIGLAFQVQDDVLDITGNTEQLGKPQGSDLAADKSTYPSLLGLDGARDVAQNLYQDALTAIAKLPYNSEQLEGFARYIIERDQ; this is encoded by the coding sequence ATGTTGCAAACGGCCATTAGCCACTATCAACAGCGGGTTAATCACAGCTTAGAAAGCCAGTTAGCCGCGCTGCCAGTTACCGATCCCAAGCTACTGGAAGCGATGCGTTATGCTTCTTTATTAGGTGGTAAGCGGGTGCGCCCCTTTCTGGTTTACGCCACTGGTACTATGCTCGGTGCCACTGAGCAAAGCTTGGATCCCATTGCGGCGGCAGTAGAGTGCATTCACGCTTACTCACTGATCCATGATGATCTACCGGCAATGGATAACGACGACCTACGTCGGGGCCAACCAACGGTTCATATCGCCTTTGATGACGCTACCGCTATTCTCGCCGGTGATGCACTGCAAACCATGGCATTTGAAATTCTGGCCAACTGCCCATTGCCTGTTGAGGTTGAACACAACCGCATTGCGATGATCAGAGTGCTGGCAAAAGCCTCTGGCTATCTTGGTATGTGTGGAGGCCAAGCGATCGATCTAGCCAGCACCGGTAAGCGTATTGAACAGCAAGAACTGACTCGTTTGCACCAGCTAAAAACTGGCGCATTGATCCGTGCTAGTGTGGAGCTAGGCGCCTTAGCTACTGCGCAATGCGCTGTTGAGCACTATCAATCGCTGACCGAATACGCTGAAAAGATTGGCTTAGCGTTCCAAGTTCAAGATGATGTTCTAGATATTACGGGTAATACCGAACAGCTCGGCAAGCCCCAAGGTTCCGACCTTGCTGCAGATAAAAGCACCTATCCATCGCTACTCGGATTGGATGGTGCACGTGATGTAGCTCAGAATCTATATCAAGACGCACTGACAGCAATCGCAAAATTGCCATACAATAGCGAACAACTGGAAGGTTTTGCTCGATACATCATCGAGCGCGACCAATAA
- a CDS encoding flagellar motor protein MotB produces the protein MEDMPQKKQAAGSPAWMATFADLMSLLMCFFVLLLAFSEMDVLKFKQVAGSMKYAFGVQNKIEVTDIPRGTSVIAMEFRPGRPDPTPIEVLNQQTVEFTEDSLNYQPGESSRVGGMDAGEQREQGASKSASEDTAAIKTTSTSADNLAGKHQDELAKKVADELQQQIIDGAIEVESLGQQIIIRIQEQGAFPAASAFLQPKFRPVIRKIGELLNDVPGIITISGHTDTGKISNELYGSNWELSSQRAVAVAHEITEVDGFEEQRMKVQGLAEYHPIADNDTWAGRKRNRRVEIAIEQGKAKESEPISVLP, from the coding sequence ATGGAAGATATGCCGCAGAAGAAACAGGCCGCAGGATCGCCAGCATGGATGGCGACCTTCGCCGATTTGATGTCGTTGTTGATGTGTTTCTTCGTGCTATTGCTCGCCTTTTCGGAGATGGACGTGCTTAAGTTTAAGCAGGTTGCGGGCTCGATGAAGTACGCCTTTGGGGTACAGAACAAGATTGAAGTGACCGATATCCCCCGCGGCACCTCGGTCATTGCGATGGAGTTTCGTCCGGGACGGCCGGATCCAACCCCTATCGAGGTGTTGAATCAGCAAACCGTCGAGTTCACTGAAGACAGCCTCAACTACCAGCCCGGAGAGTCGTCACGAGTTGGCGGCATGGACGCCGGCGAACAACGTGAGCAGGGCGCATCTAAGTCCGCGAGCGAAGACACCGCCGCAATTAAAACAACCAGCACCAGCGCCGACAATCTTGCGGGTAAACACCAAGATGAATTGGCTAAAAAGGTGGCCGATGAGCTGCAACAGCAGATCATTGATGGTGCCATTGAGGTGGAGTCTCTGGGCCAGCAGATCATTATTCGCATCCAAGAGCAGGGCGCCTTTCCCGCCGCTTCGGCGTTCCTTCAGCCTAAATTCCGCCCGGTGATCCGTAAGATTGGTGAGTTGCTTAATGATGTTCCAGGGATCATTACTATCTCCGGCCATACCGATACCGGCAAGATAAGTAACGAGCTGTATGGCTCTAACTGGGAACTTTCCAGTCAACGGGCGGTGGCGGTAGCGCATGAAATCACCGAGGTTGATGGCTTCGAAGAGCAACGGATGAAGGTACAGGGATTGGCGGAATACCACCCTATCGCCGACAACGATACTTGGGCTGGCCGCAAGCGTAATCGCCGGGTTGAGATTGCCATTGAGCAAGGAAAGGCCAAGGAATCGGAGCCAATTTCAGTACTACCGTAA
- the dxs gene encoding 1-deoxy-D-xylulose-5-phosphate synthase, with amino-acid sequence MSNALSDFPLLSEALTPEQLRKLPVQQLTPLADEVRQFLLRSVGRSSGHLASGLGTVELTIALHYVYNTPFDRLVWDVGHQAYPHKILTGRADKMHTIRQKDGVHPFPWREESEYDTFSVGHSSTSISAALGMAIAADKEALGRKVVAVIGDGAITGGMAFEGMNHAGDIHKDMLVIINDNEMSISENVGALNNHMARIMSGSLYTTIREGGKKVLSTMPPIKELARRAEEHLKGMVVPGTLFEELGFNYIGPIDGHDVDGLVSTLSNMRNLKGPQILHIMTKKGKGYSPAEQDPISYHGVPKFDPELSKLPKSKPGHPTFSKVFGDWLCDMAEQDSDLVAITPAMREGSGMVEFSQRFPEQYFDAAIAEQHAVTLAAGFACEKLNPVVAIYSTFLQRGYDQLIHDVCIMDLPVLFAIDRGGLVGADGQTHQGAFDMSFLRCIPNLTLMAPADENECRQMLYTGHKMQSPAAVRYPRGNGMGTPLQAQMTAMEIGKAEIRRQGQSGLAIFSFGTMLAYALEAAEQLDATVVNMRFIKPLDEAMVKQIAESHSQLITLEENAIMGGAGTAVIESMMAQGVAKPVLQLGLPDRFIEQGSQEEMHAVLEIDAAGIVKRATEFFKQS; translated from the coding sequence ATGAGCAACGCCCTTTCCGATTTCCCGCTGTTGTCTGAGGCGCTTACGCCGGAGCAACTGCGCAAGTTGCCAGTTCAACAATTGACGCCGTTGGCCGACGAAGTCCGCCAATTTTTGCTGCGCTCAGTTGGACGCTCTTCTGGCCACTTGGCTTCTGGTTTAGGTACGGTAGAACTGACTATCGCCCTCCATTACGTCTACAACACCCCATTCGACCGATTGGTGTGGGACGTTGGCCATCAAGCCTACCCGCATAAAATTCTGACCGGCCGCGCCGATAAGATGCACACCATCCGTCAAAAAGATGGGGTCCATCCGTTCCCATGGCGGGAAGAAAGTGAATACGACACCTTCAGTGTTGGCCACTCTAGTACCTCTATCAGTGCAGCCTTAGGTATGGCAATTGCTGCCGACAAAGAGGCCCTCGGCCGTAAGGTTGTCGCGGTTATTGGCGATGGTGCCATAACTGGTGGTATGGCCTTCGAAGGCATGAATCATGCGGGCGATATCCATAAAGATATGCTGGTGATCATCAACGACAACGAGATGTCGATTTCGGAAAACGTTGGTGCGCTTAATAACCACATGGCACGGATCATGTCCGGTAGCCTTTACACCACCATTCGCGAAGGTGGGAAGAAGGTACTGAGTACCATGCCACCAATTAAGGAGCTGGCACGTCGTGCCGAGGAGCACTTAAAAGGCATGGTGGTTCCGGGCACCCTGTTTGAGGAGCTCGGCTTCAACTACATCGGCCCAATTGATGGTCACGATGTAGATGGTTTGGTGAGCACCTTAAGCAACATGCGTAACCTGAAAGGGCCGCAAATCCTGCACATTATGACCAAAAAGGGCAAAGGCTATAGCCCGGCAGAGCAGGATCCGATCAGCTATCACGGTGTACCTAAGTTCGATCCAGAACTGTCGAAGCTGCCTAAATCTAAGCCGGGCCATCCGACCTTCTCTAAAGTATTTGGTGACTGGCTCTGCGATATGGCAGAACAAGACAGCGATTTGGTAGCGATTACTCCGGCAATGCGTGAAGGTTCGGGCATGGTTGAGTTTTCTCAACGTTTCCCGGAGCAGTACTTCGATGCCGCTATTGCTGAGCAGCACGCGGTAACTCTGGCTGCCGGTTTTGCCTGTGAAAAGCTCAACCCGGTAGTTGCGATCTACTCGACCTTCCTTCAACGCGGCTACGACCAGCTGATCCATGATGTTTGTATTATGGATCTGCCGGTATTGTTTGCTATCGACCGTGGTGGATTGGTGGGTGCCGATGGTCAAACGCACCAAGGTGCTTTTGATATGTCGTTCCTACGCTGTATTCCTAATCTGACCTTAATGGCACCTGCCGACGAAAATGAGTGTCGTCAGATGCTGTACACTGGCCACAAGATGCAAAGCCCTGCTGCGGTTCGCTACCCTCGAGGTAACGGTATGGGTACACCACTGCAAGCACAGATGACGGCAATGGAGATTGGTAAAGCAGAGATCCGTCGCCAAGGACAAAGTGGCTTAGCCATCTTTAGCTTTGGCACTATGCTCGCGTACGCCCTAGAGGCAGCAGAGCAGCTGGACGCGACCGTGGTCAACATGCGCTTTATCAAGCCGCTTGATGAGGCGATGGTGAAGCAGATTGCTGAATCCCACAGCCAATTAATCACCTTGGAAGAGAACGCCATTATGGGTGGTGCTGGCACTGCGGTAATCGAATCGATGATGGCCCAAGGCGTAGCTAAACCAGTACTGCAGCTAGGTTTGCCGGACCGCTTTATTGAACAGGGCTCGCAAGAAGAGATGCACGCAGTGCTTGAGATTGATGCTGCTGGCATCGTCAAGCGTGCAACCGAGTTCTTTAAGCAAAGCTAA
- a CDS encoding YajQ family cyclic di-GMP-binding protein, whose protein sequence is MPSFDIISEVDTVNVRNAVENANRELATRFDFRGVEASYEQKELVVTIKAEAEFQISQMETMLRGNLAKQQVDAKAMELAKKCEFSGKTASRQCTFKQGIEKDYAKKIVKQIKDAKLKVQASIQGDKVRVTGKKRDDLQGVMALLRSGEQDQPLQFDNMRD, encoded by the coding sequence ATGCCATCATTTGATATTATCTCTGAAGTTGACACCGTTAACGTTCGTAACGCTGTTGAGAACGCTAACCGCGAGCTGGCGACACGATTCGACTTTCGCGGGGTGGAAGCCAGCTACGAACAGAAAGAGCTGGTGGTAACCATCAAGGCGGAAGCGGAGTTTCAAATCAGTCAAATGGAAACCATGCTGCGCGGCAACCTAGCTAAGCAACAGGTGGATGCCAAAGCGATGGAGCTAGCTAAAAAATGCGAGTTTAGCGGCAAAACTGCAAGCCGTCAGTGCACCTTTAAGCAGGGCATTGAGAAAGACTACGCTAAGAAGATCGTTAAGCAGATTAAAGACGCCAAGTTAAAGGTGCAGGCTTCTATCCAAGGCGATAAAGTTCGTGTAACTGGCAAGAAGCGCGATGATCTGCAAGGGGTCATGGCGTTGCTTCGTAGTGGTGAGCAAGATCAGCCGTTGCAGTTTGACAACATGCGCGATTAA
- a CDS encoding TetR/AcrR family transcriptional regulator yields MELTELQQRIITHAHSLIETNGITSFRFSELATIAGCSKSTLYQLFPTKEDLLCWIAISNVNDIIAYAESIADNPNLSWREKILSKVMFDIVRSWYATVPHLCLSFVIANRYVLEHACNDTISHLQKNFAHIQRCNQHLWHGAVIAGDLDCSDEEIIYVNKLLHIFQRGAVSVGMNELMRRAGFHIHCLELLTECDLLLERLNWHDTPARTELILAGLLHDLAISTEQQTMICQDPLRDEQIAPSMGDG; encoded by the coding sequence ATGGAGTTAACTGAGCTGCAACAGCGCATCATCACCCATGCGCACTCATTAATTGAGACCAATGGTATTACTAGCTTCCGTTTTTCAGAGCTAGCAACCATTGCTGGCTGCTCCAAAAGCACCCTCTACCAACTGTTTCCCACTAAAGAGGATCTGCTGTGTTGGATTGCGATAAGCAACGTTAACGACATCATCGCATACGCTGAATCCATTGCTGATAATCCCAACCTTAGCTGGCGTGAAAAGATCCTTTCAAAAGTGATGTTCGATATCGTGCGTTCTTGGTATGCCACAGTGCCGCACCTGTGTTTAAGCTTCGTCATTGCTAATCGCTACGTCTTAGAACACGCCTGTAACGACACCATCAGCCATCTACAGAAAAACTTTGCCCACATTCAACGCTGCAATCAACACCTTTGGCACGGCGCCGTTATCGCCGGTGATCTCGACTGCAGTGACGAGGAGATCATCTACGTCAACAAACTGCTGCACATCTTTCAGCGCGGTGCCGTTTCTGTCGGTATGAATGAGTTGATGCGCCGAGCAGGGTTTCATATCCACTGCCTTGAACTGCTGACTGAGTGTGACCTGCTGTTAGAACGACTTAATTGGCATGACACTCCGGCACGGACCGAACTTATTCTTGCCGGCCTGCTCCATGACCTAGCCATCTCCACCGAGCAACAAACCATGATCTGCCAAGACCCATTGCGAGACGAACAAATAGCGCCAAGCATGGGGGACGGTTAA
- a CDS encoding GNAT family N-acetyltransferase, with protein MAYLIETERLGMRRFTSADLQDVLAFSSDEDVTRYTGDAGTIASLEDAERVLNDIWLAEYEQYGYARYALIHKGDNKLIGFCGWKFIAEEGKADLGYRMLPAYWGQGLGYEAAVAAMHYGQKILGLKQVFAEAVAENTGSTRIIEKLGFNFTKQYQLTEGVFDFQIRRYDMDLSQWHKPQ; from the coding sequence ATGGCCTATCTAATTGAAACAGAGCGACTTGGCATGCGTCGCTTTACCTCAGCCGATTTACAAGATGTACTGGCATTTTCAAGCGACGAAGATGTTACCCGTTATACCGGCGATGCCGGCACCATTGCTTCGTTGGAAGATGCCGAACGGGTACTCAATGATATCTGGCTAGCGGAGTACGAGCAGTACGGTTATGCCCGCTACGCGCTGATCCACAAAGGCGACAATAAGCTAATTGGCTTTTGTGGCTGGAAGTTTATCGCTGAAGAGGGCAAAGCCGATCTTGGTTATCGGATGCTACCGGCCTACTGGGGCCAAGGCTTAGGTTACGAAGCCGCTGTGGCAGCGATGCACTACGGCCAAAAGATCTTAGGGTTAAAGCAGGTGTTTGCTGAAGCGGTGGCAGAGAATACTGGCTCAACTCGCATTATTGAGAAATTGGGTTTCAACTTCACCAAGCAGTATCAATTGACTGAAGGGGTGTTTGATTTTCAAATTCGCCGCTACGATATGGATCTGAGCCAGTGGCATAAGCCGCAATAA